From the genome of Desulfobulbaceae bacterium, one region includes:
- a CDS encoding SAM-dependent methyltransferase gives MHERNEIRPGQSIELLKELHILTRDGKLNQDSRRKLKQVYHLYQFIEPLLRAVQEDHPDISLVDHGAGKSYLGFILYDLFFKDQDNGSHVFGIETREELVAKSQTLARRLNFSGMSFLNLSVVDAIDSESLPIAVDVVTALHACDTATDDAIHFALKKQAQFIVVVPCCQAEVAAVLRKNKGKNLARSSLTEIWRHPLHTREFGSLITNVFRCLQLEAHGYQVNVTELVGWEHSMKNELIIARYQDLPRRRPTERLQEVLHTLGLEEMSSRFFTPLY, from the coding sequence ATGCATGAAAGAAATGAAATCCGGCCAGGTCAATCAATCGAACTACTGAAGGAGTTGCACATCCTCACGCGCGATGGCAAGCTGAACCAGGACAGCCGGCGCAAACTCAAGCAGGTGTATCACCTTTATCAGTTTATCGAACCTCTGTTAAGGGCAGTTCAAGAGGATCATCCCGATATCTCTTTGGTCGATCATGGGGCGGGTAAGTCGTATCTCGGTTTTATTCTCTATGATCTCTTTTTTAAGGATCAGGACAATGGGTCCCATGTCTTTGGTATTGAGACGCGTGAGGAGTTGGTGGCTAAGTCTCAAACCTTGGCCAGGCGGCTTAATTTCTCCGGCATGTCGTTCTTGAATCTTTCGGTTGTTGACGCTATTGATTCCGAATCCTTGCCGATTGCGGTGGATGTGGTGACGGCGCTGCACGCCTGCGATACTGCTACCGACGATGCTATTCATTTTGCCTTGAAGAAACAAGCGCAGTTTATCGTCGTGGTGCCGTGCTGCCAAGCCGAAGTCGCGGCGGTGCTCCGTAAAAATAAAGGCAAGAACCTGGCTCGCAGCAGTCTGACTGAGATCTGGCGGCATCCTCTCCATACCAGGGAGTTCGGCAGTCTGATCACCAATGTCTTCCGCTGTCTGCAACTTGAGGCCCATGGGTATCAGGTCAACGTTACTGAGCTTGTCGGCTGGGAGCACTCGATGAAAAACGAGCTGATCATTGCTCGATACCAAGACCTGCCGCGCCGCCGTCCGACTGAGCGTTTGCAGGAAGTGCTTCATACGCTCGGTCTTGAAGAGATGAGTTCCCGCTTCTTTACCCCGCTGTACTGA
- a CDS encoding aldo/keto reductase encodes MKMMSFGSTGKTISRVGLGGEGVLRTYGRGKEAEAVIREAIRQGITYFDSARVYAESEIYYGQVWGKEPELRAKIFQTSKSASRDRDGAMADLHSTLKRLQTSYLDLWQIHDVRTEDDLLAIGRTGGALEAFVAAKEQGLVRHIGVTGHHDPHILTKAVKLWPVDSVLMPVNPVEEVLGGFLTQTLSAAREKGIAVIGMKLLGGAGAHYVLPKLEVTAEALVRFALAHSITLPIVGCSSPEEVKELVAAVQQGPLPEQERVTLAAMYRPYAERMAFYRGVK; translated from the coding sequence ATGAAGATGATGTCTTTTGGCAGTACCGGAAAAACGATTTCCAGGGTTGGGTTGGGTGGAGAGGGTGTGCTTCGGACTTATGGCCGGGGTAAGGAGGCCGAGGCAGTGATTCGTGAGGCAATCCGCCAGGGCATTACCTATTTCGATTCAGCCCGGGTGTATGCCGAAAGTGAGATTTATTACGGCCAGGTGTGGGGGAAGGAGCCGGAATTGCGGGCCAAGATTTTTCAGACCAGTAAATCGGCCTCCCGCGACAGGGACGGAGCGATGGCTGATCTGCACAGCACCCTTAAGCGGTTGCAGACCTCCTACCTTGATCTTTGGCAGATTCACGATGTCCGCACGGAAGACGATCTGCTGGCGATAGGCCGGACAGGCGGCGCTTTAGAGGCTTTTGTCGCGGCCAAGGAGCAGGGACTGGTTCGCCATATCGGGGTGACCGGACACCATGATCCTCATATTTTAACCAAGGCGGTCAAGCTCTGGCCGGTGGACAGTGTGCTGATGCCGGTCAACCCTGTCGAGGAAGTTCTTGGTGGCTTTTTGACTCAGACACTCTCTGCGGCCAGGGAAAAGGGGATAGCGGTAATCGGCATGAAGCTGCTGGGTGGGGCTGGCGCCCATTACGTGCTGCCCAAACTTGAGGTGACGGCTGAGGCGTTGGTTCGCTTTGCCTTGGCTCATTCGATCACTCTGCCTATTGTCGGTTGTTCCAGTCCGGAAGAGGTCAAGGAGTTGGTGGCGGCCGTTCAACAGGGTCCGTTGCCAGAGCAGGAACGAGTTACCCTTGCTGCCATGTATCGCCCCTATGCTGAGAGAATGGCCTTCTATCGGGGGGTAAAGTAA
- a CDS encoding J domain-containing protein yields the protein MTAVFVEHELFASCRVLFGAELDITRNFLEYLQRSGIKSAYRKKALETHPDILASQRDSAQGASVDLFRRVQQSYENLTAYLDARDNGFCFPSLSRPHVHSAPRKPQPAPRPEQRWPNSGASEAKPKVKPKPKPKTKTTDQPGGFTRFKDRPSSAWTVSGDKPLGAIPSRRLLFGHYLYYAGLTNWQTIVKALVWQRTGRPRLGEIGRRFGWLTDQDILTVLKKRKLSDSFGASAVDLGLLTERQLSLMLYQQNKLQKRFGEYFIHHKLMTPTQLDELARHCFRHNTSFDRQRPYAARM from the coding sequence ATGACAGCAGTGTTTGTGGAGCACGAATTATTTGCTTCCTGCCGGGTGTTGTTCGGCGCAGAATTGGACATCACTCGCAATTTTTTGGAATATCTACAGCGTTCAGGAATCAAGAGCGCCTATCGTAAAAAGGCGCTGGAGACTCATCCTGATATTTTGGCTAGCCAGAGAGATTCAGCTCAAGGCGCGAGCGTGGATCTTTTTCGCCGCGTCCAGCAGTCCTACGAGAATCTGACCGCATACCTGGATGCCCGCGATAACGGTTTCTGCTTCCCGTCGCTCAGCCGCCCGCACGTCCATTCCGCGCCGAGAAAACCACAGCCCGCCCCTCGGCCCGAGCAACGTTGGCCTAACTCCGGAGCCAGTGAGGCTAAGCCTAAGGTCAAGCCCAAGCCCAAGCCTAAGACTAAGACCACCGATCAGCCGGGTGGTTTTACCCGTTTCAAGGACCGGCCCTCCTCTGCCTGGACTGTCAGCGGAGACAAACCGTTGGGGGCCATCCCTTCACGTAGATTGCTTTTTGGTCACTATCTCTATTATGCGGGGTTGACCAACTGGCAGACTATCGTCAAGGCCTTGGTCTGGCAGCGGACCGGTCGACCGAGGCTGGGTGAGATCGGGCGCCGTTTTGGCTGGCTCACTGATCAGGATATCTTGACAGTGCTGAAGAAAAGGAAACTGAGCGATTCTTTTGGCGCGTCAGCCGTGGATTTGGGTCTTCTCACTGAAAGGCAGCTCAGTCTCATGCTCTATCAGCAGAATAAACTTCAGAAGCGTTTTGGCGAATACTTCATCCATCATAAGCTGATGACACCAACCCAGCTTGACGAACTGGCCAGACATTGCTTCCGCCACAATACCAGCTTTGACCGCCAACGACCTTACGCTGCCAGGATGTAG
- a CDS encoding M48 family metalloprotease: MIYNNLIYFLVVILILTTNTAADHPQLPGLIGFALFVIKALLYQRLIARAFDHKRVYKASVYSAAERQGSILAIISFAVDVYLLDCQYYFNLIPGARALPVVEGLACLVLFSGYLALMWSKASGRYREIFNSRQSARTFTWNNLKINLPIILPWLLLSLVADLLLRTEIPVVRAVMASAWGEQTVFLALFLSLAVIFPVIVTRMWGCTPLPDGPARRMIETFCREQGVAYAEIMLWPLHEGQALTAGVMGVIGRFRYLLITPALLQTMTPEEVLAVMAHELGHVKKRHLQIFLVLFMGFGLLAHLSSYPILYLLTNSDLFYRMIHLANKQPGNALAFASTVPIFVLLIVYFRYVLGFFMRNFERQADLFALVTMGGSDALIRVFEKIAWLSGDIRDLPSWHHFGIGQRIDCLKRCDHDAGQIVAHDRKVYGALLVYALIIALAATTLWKMPESLPDQPPREKFAEAVIRQKIAEDPQNFVWRQLLGDLYYSRQRFSSAVGEYSKALDLSPDQPEVLNNLAWLLLTVEDAAIADPARALDLAKRAVVLLPAGHVLDTLALAYWQNGSPEQAVLAEQRAIAQDPGNRDYYTTQIQKFSTVTP, from the coding sequence GTGATATATAACAATCTGATCTATTTCCTGGTGGTCATCCTGATTTTGACCACCAACACCGCTGCCGACCATCCTCAATTGCCGGGTCTGATCGGCTTTGCTCTTTTTGTAATCAAGGCCTTGCTCTATCAACGTCTTATCGCTAGGGCTTTTGATCATAAGCGGGTTTACAAGGCATCGGTATACAGCGCGGCCGAGCGGCAGGGCTCTATCCTGGCCATCATCTCCTTTGCGGTTGATGTTTACCTCCTCGACTGTCAGTATTATTTCAATTTGATCCCTGGGGCCAGGGCGTTGCCGGTGGTCGAAGGCTTGGCCTGTCTGGTTCTGTTCTCGGGCTACCTTGCGCTGATGTGGTCCAAGGCCAGTGGTCGGTACCGGGAGATTTTCAACTCGCGGCAGTCGGCTCGTACGTTCACCTGGAACAATCTTAAGATCAACTTACCGATTATTCTGCCCTGGCTGTTGCTGTCGTTGGTGGCGGATCTGCTGCTGCGCACGGAGATCCCGGTCGTTCGGGCAGTGATGGCCTCGGCCTGGGGTGAACAGACGGTATTTCTGGCTCTCTTCCTCAGCCTGGCGGTTATTTTCCCAGTGATCGTCACCAGGATGTGGGGCTGCACTCCCTTGCCCGATGGACCTGCCCGACGGATGATTGAGACCTTTTGCCGAGAGCAGGGAGTTGCCTATGCCGAGATTATGCTCTGGCCGCTGCATGAGGGCCAGGCCTTGACCGCAGGGGTCATGGGAGTCATCGGGAGATTTCGATATCTGTTGATCACTCCGGCGCTGCTGCAGACCATGACCCCGGAAGAGGTGCTGGCGGTAATGGCCCATGAGTTGGGCCATGTCAAGAAGCGGCATCTGCAGATCTTTCTGGTGCTGTTCATGGGCTTCGGGTTATTGGCCCACCTCTCATCCTACCCCATCCTTTATTTGTTGACTAACTCAGACCTCTTTTATCGGATGATCCATCTGGCCAACAAGCAGCCGGGCAATGCCTTGGCCTTTGCCAGCACCGTGCCGATTTTTGTCCTGTTGATCGTGTATTTCCGCTATGTTTTGGGTTTTTTCATGCGGAACTTCGAGCGACAGGCCGACCTCTTCGCCTTGGTGACCATGGGGGGGAGTGATGCCCTGATTCGGGTCTTTGAGAAGATTGCCTGGCTGAGTGGCGATATCCGGGATCTTCCCAGTTGGCACCACTTTGGTATCGGTCAGCGCATTGACTGCCTGAAGCGCTGCGACCACGATGCTGGCCAGATTGTCGCCCATGACCGTAAGGTCTACGGGGCGCTTTTGGTCTATGCCCTGATCATTGCCCTGGCCGCCACCACCTTGTGGAAGATGCCGGAGAGCTTGCCTGATCAGCCGCCCAGAGAGAAATTTGCCGAGGCGGTGATCCGGCAGAAAATTGCCGAGGATCCGCAAAACTTTGTCTGGCGTCAGCTTTTAGGGGATTTGTATTATAGCCGTCAGCGCTTTAGCTCGGCCGTAGGTGAGTACAGCAAGGCCCTGGACCTCTCTCCTGATCAGCCGGAAGTATTGAATAATCTTGCGTGGCTGCTGCTGACCGTCGAGGATGCCGCAATCGCCGATCCGGCACGGGCTCTGGATCTGGCCAAACGGGCGGTGGTCCTTTTACCTGCCGGTCATGTTTTGGATACCTTGGCCTTGGCCTATTGGCAAAACGGCTCGCCAGAGCAGGCGGTGCTGGCTGAACAGCGAGCGATTGCCCAGGACCCTGGCAATCGTGACTATTATACCACTCAGATCCAGAAATTTTCCACCGTCACACCGTAG